From the genome of Nakamurella flavida, one region includes:
- a CDS encoding mannitol dehydrogenase family protein, with protein MSPITPTRPRLNTSTASSASQDTQRPGYDRDLVSPGVVHIGFGGFHRAHQAVYLDDLLAVDDGARAYGICGVNLLRQDAAMAEMMRAQDRLFVVAERGADGQRCRVVGSVVEYLFAPDESEKVLARMADPAVRIVSLTITEGGYCYDPATGSVDLSDDVLQHDIADARTPRSAFGFLAEALRRRRSAGVPPFTVLSCDNVHANGDVARRTLLAFTQAQDPDLAAHVAEDVAFPNAMVDRITPRTAPADLEAVAEATGLHDSWPVVCEPFRQWVVEDHFPQGRPAWERVGVQLVEDVRPYEQMKMRLVNAGHQTISYLGLLLGHADGAGASADPTVRRLLGHYLLHEGAASMPAPPGADLRAYSAAVIERFANPAISDSIERLTMQSSTTLPTFVVPVIRDLVAAGRSFGAATVVVACWARAWEGIDDSGRPISLTDARADDLSARARRSQADPLALISGNPMFGELGKCAEFTDRFTRVLRTMHRVGVRAAVEAELAELERS; from the coding sequence ATGTCCCCCATCACACCCACCCGGCCGCGGCTGAACACGTCCACCGCCTCGTCGGCCAGTCAGGACACACAACGACCCGGCTACGACCGCGACCTGGTCAGCCCGGGGGTGGTCCACATCGGGTTCGGTGGCTTCCACCGCGCCCACCAGGCGGTCTACCTCGACGACCTGTTGGCCGTCGACGACGGCGCCCGGGCCTACGGCATCTGCGGGGTCAATCTGCTCCGGCAGGACGCCGCCATGGCCGAGATGATGCGCGCCCAGGACAGGCTGTTCGTCGTGGCCGAACGGGGCGCGGACGGGCAGCGCTGCCGCGTGGTCGGGTCGGTGGTCGAGTACCTGTTCGCCCCGGATGAGAGCGAGAAAGTGTTGGCGCGCATGGCCGATCCCGCCGTGCGCATCGTCTCGCTCACCATCACCGAGGGCGGCTACTGCTACGACCCGGCCACCGGGTCCGTCGATCTCTCCGACGACGTCCTGCAACACGACATCGCGGACGCCCGCACCCCGCGCAGTGCTTTCGGCTTCCTGGCCGAGGCCTTGCGCCGCCGCCGCTCGGCGGGGGTGCCGCCGTTCACGGTCCTGTCGTGCGACAACGTGCACGCCAACGGCGACGTCGCCCGGCGCACCCTGCTCGCCTTCACCCAGGCACAGGACCCCGACCTGGCCGCCCACGTCGCCGAGGACGTCGCCTTCCCCAACGCCATGGTCGACCGCATCACCCCGCGCACCGCCCCGGCCGACCTCGAGGCCGTGGCCGAGGCCACCGGTCTTCACGACAGCTGGCCCGTGGTGTGCGAGCCCTTCCGGCAGTGGGTGGTCGAGGACCACTTCCCCCAGGGACGCCCGGCGTGGGAGCGGGTCGGCGTGCAACTGGTCGAGGACGTGCGCCCCTACGAGCAGATGAAGATGCGGCTGGTGAACGCCGGTCACCAGACGATCTCCTACCTCGGGCTGCTGCTGGGTCACGCCGACGGGGCCGGCGCGTCCGCCGATCCCACCGTCCGACGGCTGTTGGGTCACTACCTGCTGCACGAGGGGGCGGCGAGCATGCCCGCTCCACCTGGCGCCGACCTGCGGGCGTACTCCGCCGCGGTGATCGAACGCTTCGCCAACCCGGCCATCAGCGACAGCATCGAGCGGTTGACGATGCAGTCCTCCACGACCTTGCCCACCTTCGTGGTGCCGGTCATCCGGGACCTCGTGGCCGCCGGCCGTTCGTTCGGCGCCGCGACGGTGGTGGTGGCCTGCTGGGCCCGCGCCTGGGAAGGCATCGACGACTCCGGTCGTCCCATTTCACTGACCGACGCCAGAGCCGACGACCTCTCGGCGCGCGCACGCAGATCGCAGGCCGACCCCCTCGCGCTGATCAGCGGCAACCCGATGTTCGGCGAGCTGGGGAAGTGCGCGGAGTTCACCGACCGCTTCACGCGGGTGTTGAGGACCATGCACCGTGTCGGCGTACGGGCTGCGGTCGAGGCCGAGTTGGCGGAGCTCGAGCGCTCGTGA
- a CDS encoding carbohydrate kinase family protein, with protein MSLSAYDELDVIGGGAASVDRILLVDAPLGDSKGRVLLEQERYGGNVATAMVAAARGGATTAFVGHLPARDVEPGLWQCLRHNGVRLDLARTAPGQPGIRATILVDPDGRRFIAVDDDAPIGLPDDLDLELVRHAKVLLLDGYAVPAGVRAARAAREAGRGVVLDLEKVHHPETELLVDLSDHLVLPESFAVQWTGTNSPARAIAALWRADRCAVVITCGDRGAYFVSADDGTALGTGVLDRIQHQSVPPVQVKDTTGCGDVFHGAYAAALARGLPIAQCVAGATAAAAECATRVGGIPADS; from the coding sequence GTGTCGCTGAGCGCATACGACGAACTGGACGTCATCGGCGGAGGCGCCGCCTCGGTGGACCGGATCCTGTTGGTCGACGCCCCCCTCGGTGACAGCAAGGGGCGCGTGCTGCTGGAACAGGAGCGCTACGGCGGCAACGTCGCGACCGCGATGGTCGCTGCCGCCAGAGGCGGCGCCACGACCGCGTTCGTGGGGCACCTCCCGGCGCGGGACGTCGAGCCCGGCCTGTGGCAGTGCCTCCGGCACAACGGGGTGCGCCTGGACCTGGCCCGTACCGCCCCCGGCCAGCCGGGTATACGCGCCACCATCCTGGTGGATCCCGATGGCCGGCGGTTCATCGCCGTCGACGACGACGCACCCATCGGCCTCCCCGACGACCTGGATCTGGAGCTGGTCCGCCACGCCAAGGTGCTCCTGCTCGACGGCTACGCGGTGCCCGCCGGCGTCCGGGCCGCCCGAGCGGCGCGGGAGGCCGGCCGCGGCGTGGTGCTCGACCTGGAGAAGGTGCACCACCCGGAGACCGAACTGCTGGTCGACCTCAGCGATCACCTGGTGCTCCCGGAGAGTTTCGCCGTCCAGTGGACCGGCACGAACAGCCCCGCCCGAGCCATCGCGGCGCTCTGGCGGGCGGACCGGTGCGCGGTGGTCATCACCTGCGGGGACCGCGGCGCCTACTTCGTCTCTGCGGACGACGGCACCGCCCTCGGGACCGGTGTCCTGGACCGCATACAGCACCAGTCGGTTCCCCCCGTCCAGGTCAAGGACACCACCGGGTGCGGGGACGTCTTCCACGGCGCCTACGCCGCTGCCCTGGCGCGCGGACTGCCCATCGCCCAATGCGTGGCCGGGGCCACCGCCGCCGCCGCCGAGTGCGCCACCCGCGTCGGCGGCATACCCGCCGACAGCTGA